A part of Thermus albus genomic DNA contains:
- a CDS encoding CBS domain-containing protein: MTVRQVLVRKGGMVYSIPPQATVLEALRKLAEHDIGALLVMEGDRLLGIFSERDYARKLVLLGRFSKDTRVEEVMTPEVVTVTPETSLEEAMRLMTEHRMRHLPVLEEGKVVGVVSIGDAVKAIITEQEVLIEELSRYVMENR; the protein is encoded by the coding sequence GGGAATGGTGTATAGCATCCCTCCCCAGGCCACGGTGTTGGAGGCCCTCAGGAAGCTGGCCGAGCACGACATCGGGGCCCTTTTGGTTATGGAGGGGGATAGGCTTCTCGGCATCTTCTCCGAGCGGGACTATGCCCGGAAACTGGTCCTCCTGGGCCGGTTTTCCAAGGACACCCGGGTGGAGGAGGTCATGACCCCTGAGGTGGTCACCGTGACCCCCGAGACCTCCCTGGAGGAGGCCATGCGCCTGATGACCGAACACCGCATGCGGCACCTTCCGGTTCTGGAGGAAGGCAAGGTGGTGGGCGTGGTCTCCATTGGGGATGCGGTCAAGGCCATCATCACCGAGCAGGAGGTCCTGATTGAGGAGCTTTCCCGTTACGTGATGGAAAACCGCTAA
- a CDS encoding phage holin family protein has translation MRGLLARLLLNTLALWVVSLVYPGVSFTPGAGLLDYLVAGAIWGLANALLRPILLFLTLPLNLLTLGLFTLVVNGIVLYLVAQATALEVHGFTGALIGALILSLVSLFLTWLLRD, from the coding sequence GTGCGCGGCCTACTGGCACGGCTTCTCCTAAACACCCTGGCCCTTTGGGTGGTGAGCCTGGTATACCCGGGGGTCTCCTTTACCCCAGGAGCGGGCCTTCTGGATTATCTGGTGGCGGGGGCCATATGGGGACTGGCCAACGCCCTACTGCGGCCCATTCTCCTTTTCCTAACCCTACCCTTAAACCTCTTGACCCTGGGGCTTTTCACCTTGGTGGTCAACGGGATAGTGCTCTACCTGGTGGCCCAGGCCACCGCCCTCGAGGTGCACGGATTCACCGGGGCCCTGATTGGAGCCCTGATCCTATCCCTGGTGAGCCTTTTCCTTACCTGGTTGTTGCGCGATTAG